A section of the Callithrix jacchus isolate 240 chromosome 14, calJac240_pri, whole genome shotgun sequence genome encodes:
- the LOC100896043 gene encoding small ribosomal subunit protein uS14 codes for MGHQQLYWSHPRKFGQGSRSCRVCSNRHGLIRKYGLNMCRQCFRQYAKDIGFIKLD; via the coding sequence ATGGGTCACCAGCAGCTGTACTGGAGCCACCCGCGAAAATTCGGCCAGGGTTCTCGCTCTTGTCGAGTCTGTTCAAACCGGCACGGTTTGATCCGGAAATATGGTCTCAATATGTGCCGCCAGTGTTTCCGTCAGTACGCGAAGGATAtaggtttcattaagttggactaa